From a single Lolium rigidum isolate FL_2022 chromosome 7, APGP_CSIRO_Lrig_0.1, whole genome shotgun sequence genomic region:
- the LOC124670301 gene encoding protein NBR1 homolog isoform X2, whose amino-acid sequence MSRRNVTPSLRVFGMPVRDDARDLVIKVKYGGTLKRFNASVNGSHFDHDLAALRSKIANAFKFSPSDEFVLTYTDDDGDIVMLDDDDDLRDAAISQKLNPLRIDVQLNSSSAGAKQQALDSRSLMSAMVEQLAQVKSAIDEALKFVPEQVPAVLAKLSHDLRSKAASSGPPLAEFLDRIAELIAPRSSVQPTSGLTDSSPGSSSDHLPHVRQMLINSPLSQLASSDVQYAKALGLESVLAEEAKSQVGQASGYTSTENPSVLGISGGKLIFPRKKRTDAQSKGKSHAQVRGKSVVSSSVPPVPYMARGVPTLGSAAEYERNMYTKINDDLRKMDCPVPNVESNGKISGEHSVFPPPRGPVYNSVPTVESIGKVNSEHSLFPPRRGPVYNSVLTVESNGKVNAEHSVFPPPRGSVYIPITNPSFTTPGWNGKKNGSFEARFAHPLAYDRNSLKFYDHNPLKFSTHPYGFNQDANSLGSCGFATSAYDSITQPTVHKWIECDGCGITPIVGPRYKSIVKDDYDLCINCFSIAGNEAEYTRIDKPMLVSERLRGIDKTLRLQLDCCFIKDLTVPDGTVMAPSTPFRKIWCMRNSGSTAWPSGTQLTWIGGDQFARQSSVKLGISEFGFPTGGEIDVCVDFVAPAKPGRYISYWRLTSPDLLKFGQQVWVLIQVEKPVQTSGKNDSAAINLSLAADDNSTTLKPFMVEQRIQTSGSKQTPTINLNLPAEGITTVWTDSASDSDTDDEDKTTFGDVYSLRSHQHKGSKAVGSVMPFAPAAVEPVQVPITDPDTSSTGAVVTPAGVPAPEAAALPNPISVPAPLPAATPVNSGEVPVSVPAAPSPDETFNDMEETLLRELAEMGFRQADLNKEVLRQNEYDLQKSVDDLCGFHEWDPLLAELKELGFNDDTDVREVLGKDDEGSIIKRVAMNLLSREKDQ is encoded by the exons ATGTCTCGACGGAACGTGACTCCGTCGCTGCGCGTGTTCGGGATGCCGGTCCGCGACGACGCCCGCGATCTCGTCATCAAG GTCAAGTATGGTGGCACTCTCAAGCGCTTCAACGCATCTGTGAATGGTTCACACTTCGATCATGATCTCGCCGCCCTTCGGTCCAAGATTGCAAATGCTTTTAAGTTCAGTCCCAGTGATGAATTTGTTCTCACATATACTGATGATGACGGGGATATCGTCATgctggatgatgatgatgacttacGTGATGCTGCTATTAGTCAGAAGCTGAACCCTCTTAGGATTGATGTTCAGTTGAACAGCAGCAGTGCAGGGGCCAAGCAGCAGGCCTTAGATTCCAGATCTCTGATGTCAGCTATGGTAGAGCAATTAGCTCAGGTGAAATCAGCTATTGATGAAGCGTTGAAATTTGTACCCGAGCAAGTTCCTGCTGTCCTTGCAAAACTATCCCATGATCTGCGTTCTAAAGCTGCATCATCGGGGCCACCATTGGCTGAGTTCCTGGATCGGATTGCTGAACTGATAGCACCCAGGAGCAGCGTGCAACCTACCAGTGGTCTTACGGACAGTTCACCTGGCTCCTcaagtgatcatctaccgcaTGTAAGGCAAATGCTAATTAATAGTCCTTTATCTCAACTTGCAAGCTCTGACGTGCAATACGCTAAAGCACTTGGTCTTGAGAGCGTGCTAGCTGAGGAAGCCAAATCTCAAGTTGGGCAGGCATCAGGATATACTTCAACTGAGAATCCATCTGTTTTAGGTATTTCTGGTGGAAAATTGATCTTTCCTCGCAAAAAAAGAACTGATGCCCAAAGTAAGGGTAAATCTCATGCCCAGGTTAGGGGTAAATCTGTTGTATCTTCTTCGGTGCCACCTGTTCCTTACATGGCTCGTGGTGTTCCTACACTAGGTTCTGCTGCTGAATATGAACGGAACATGTATACGAAGATCAATGATGATTTGCGTAAAATGGACTGTCCAGTTCCGAATGTTGAATCCAATGGAAAGATCAGTGGGGAGCATTCAGTATTCCCTCCGCCTAGAGGCCCCGTGTACAATTCAGTTCCAACTGTTGAATCTATTGGAAAGGTCAATTCGGAGCATTCATTATTCCCTCCACGTAGAGGCCCCGTGTACAATTCAGTTCTGACTGTTGAATCTAATGGAAAGGTCAATGCGGAGCATTCAGTATTCCCACCGCCTAGAGGCTCTGTGTACATTCCAATTACAAACCCATCATTTACAACTCCTGGATGGAATGGAAAGAAGAATGGTAGTTTTGAGGCAAGATTCGCTCATCCACTTGCCTATGACCGCAATTCATTGAAGTTCTATGACCACAATCCATTGAAGTTCAGTACCCATCCATATGGGTTTAATCAAGACGCCAACTCACTTGGCTCATGCGGTTTTGCCACCAGCGCTTATGATAGCATCACACAGCCCACAGTTCATAAATGGATAGAATGTGATGGCTGTGGGATCACACCTATTGTTGGCCCTCGCTACAAGTCCATTGT CAAAGACGACTATGATTTATGTATTAACTGCTTCTCTATCGCTGGCAATGAGGCTGAATACACCAGAATAGACAAGCCAATGCTAGTAAGCGAAAGATTGAGAGGCATTGATAAG ACCTTGAGGCTCCAACTTGACTGCTGCTTCATCAAGGATCTCACTGTACCTGATGGAACAGTAATGGCGCCATCAACTCCATTTCGTAAGATTTGGTGCATGCGTAACAGTGGATCTACTGCATGGCCTTCCGGGACCCAGCTTACCTGGATTGGCGGGGATCAGTTTGCTCGCCAGAGCTCAGTCAAATTAGGG ATTTCAGAGTTCGGGTTTCCCACGGGTGGAGAAATCGATGTTTGTGTGGATTTTGTTGCGCCTGCAAAACCTGGCAGGTACATATCGTACTGGAGATTGACATCGCCGGATCTACTGAAGTTTGGTCAGCAAGTttgggttcttattcag GTGGAAAAGCCTGTTCAAACCAGTGGTAAGAATGATAGTGCTGCAATAAACTTGAGCTTGGCTGCAGACGACAACTCTACAACATTGAAGCCTTTCATG GTGGAACAGCGTATACAGACTAGTGGCAGTAAGCAAACTCCAACCATAAACTTGAACTTGCCTGCAGAAGGCATCACCACAGTATGGACAGATTCTGCATCAGActctgacactgatgatgaagacaaaaccacttttggagatgtttatagtCTTAGATCTCACCAACACAAAGGATCCAAAGCTGTTGGAAGTGTTATGCCCTTTGCACCTGCAGCAGTTGAACCGGTTCAAGTGCCCATCACTGATCCTGACACTTCATCTACTGGAGCTGTAGTGACGCCTGCTGGTGTGCCTGCACCTGAG GCCGCAGCACTGCCAAATCCTATCAGTGTGCCCGCACCTCTACCTGCTGCTACTCCTGTTAACTCAGGTGAAGTTCCTGTTAGCGTGCCTGCTGCACCTTCACCTGATGAaaccttcaacgacatggaggaaACGCTTTTGAGGGAGCTGGCAGAGATGGGCTTCAGGCAGGCTGATCTGAATAAGGAGGTACTTAGGCAGAATGAGTATGACCTTCAGAAGTCCGTCGATGATCTGTGCGGCTTCCACGAGTGGGATCCACTCCTTGCGGAGCTGAAGGAACTG ggttttaATGATGACACAGATGTGAGGGAGGTTCTCGGGAAGGACGACGAAGGAAGCATCATTAAGCGTGTGGCCATGAACCTTCTGTCCAGGGAGAAGGACCAGTGA
- the LOC124670301 gene encoding protein NBR1 homolog isoform X3, which produces MSRRNVTPSLRVFGMPVRDDARDLVIKVKYGGTLKRFNASVNGSHFDHDLAALRSKIANAFKFSPSDEFVLTYTDDDGDIVMLDDDDDLRDAAISQKLNPLRIDVQLNSSSAGAKQQALDSRSLMSAMVEQLAQVKSAIDEALKFVPEQVPAVLAKLSHDLRSKAASSGPPLAEFLDRIAELIAPRSSVQPTSGLTDSSPGSSSDHLPHVRQMLINSPLSQLASSDVQYAKALGLESVLAEEAKSQVGQASGYTSTENPSVLGISGGKLIFPRKKRTDAQSKGKSHAQVRGKSVVSSSVPPVPYMARGVPTLGSAAEYERNMYTKINDDLRKMDCPVPNVESNGKISGEHSVFPPPRGPVYNSVPTVESIGKVNSEHSLFPPRRGPVYNSVLTVESNGKVNAEHSVFPPPRGSVYIPITNPSFTTPGWNGKKNGSFEARFAHPLAYDRNSLKFYDHNPLKFSTHPYGFNQDANSLGSCGFATSAYDSITQPTVHKWIECDGCGITPIVGPRYKSIVKDDYDLCINCFSIAGNEAEYTRIDKPMLVSERLRGIDKTLRLQLDCCFIKDLTVPDGTVMAPSTPFRKIWCMRNSGSTAWPSGTQLTWIGGDQFARQSSVKLGISEFGFPTGGEIDVCVDFVAPAKPGRYISYWRLTSPDLLKFGQQVWVLIQVEKPVQTSGKNDSAAINLSLAADDNSTTLKPFMVEQRIQTSGSKQTPTINLNLPAEGITTVWTDSASDSDTDDEDKTTFGDVYSLRSHQHKGSKAVGSVMPFAPAAVEPVQVPITDPDTSSTGAVVTPAGVPAPEAAALPNPISVPAAPEAAALPNPISVPAPLPAATPVNSGEVPVSVPAAPSPDETFNDMEETLLRELAEMGFRQADLNKEVLRQNEYDLQKSVDDLCGFHEWDPLLAELKELM; this is translated from the exons ATGTCTCGACGGAACGTGACTCCGTCGCTGCGCGTGTTCGGGATGCCGGTCCGCGACGACGCCCGCGATCTCGTCATCAAG GTCAAGTATGGTGGCACTCTCAAGCGCTTCAACGCATCTGTGAATGGTTCACACTTCGATCATGATCTCGCCGCCCTTCGGTCCAAGATTGCAAATGCTTTTAAGTTCAGTCCCAGTGATGAATTTGTTCTCACATATACTGATGATGACGGGGATATCGTCATgctggatgatgatgatgacttacGTGATGCTGCTATTAGTCAGAAGCTGAACCCTCTTAGGATTGATGTTCAGTTGAACAGCAGCAGTGCAGGGGCCAAGCAGCAGGCCTTAGATTCCAGATCTCTGATGTCAGCTATGGTAGAGCAATTAGCTCAGGTGAAATCAGCTATTGATGAAGCGTTGAAATTTGTACCCGAGCAAGTTCCTGCTGTCCTTGCAAAACTATCCCATGATCTGCGTTCTAAAGCTGCATCATCGGGGCCACCATTGGCTGAGTTCCTGGATCGGATTGCTGAACTGATAGCACCCAGGAGCAGCGTGCAACCTACCAGTGGTCTTACGGACAGTTCACCTGGCTCCTcaagtgatcatctaccgcaTGTAAGGCAAATGCTAATTAATAGTCCTTTATCTCAACTTGCAAGCTCTGACGTGCAATACGCTAAAGCACTTGGTCTTGAGAGCGTGCTAGCTGAGGAAGCCAAATCTCAAGTTGGGCAGGCATCAGGATATACTTCAACTGAGAATCCATCTGTTTTAGGTATTTCTGGTGGAAAATTGATCTTTCCTCGCAAAAAAAGAACTGATGCCCAAAGTAAGGGTAAATCTCATGCCCAGGTTAGGGGTAAATCTGTTGTATCTTCTTCGGTGCCACCTGTTCCTTACATGGCTCGTGGTGTTCCTACACTAGGTTCTGCTGCTGAATATGAACGGAACATGTATACGAAGATCAATGATGATTTGCGTAAAATGGACTGTCCAGTTCCGAATGTTGAATCCAATGGAAAGATCAGTGGGGAGCATTCAGTATTCCCTCCGCCTAGAGGCCCCGTGTACAATTCAGTTCCAACTGTTGAATCTATTGGAAAGGTCAATTCGGAGCATTCATTATTCCCTCCACGTAGAGGCCCCGTGTACAATTCAGTTCTGACTGTTGAATCTAATGGAAAGGTCAATGCGGAGCATTCAGTATTCCCACCGCCTAGAGGCTCTGTGTACATTCCAATTACAAACCCATCATTTACAACTCCTGGATGGAATGGAAAGAAGAATGGTAGTTTTGAGGCAAGATTCGCTCATCCACTTGCCTATGACCGCAATTCATTGAAGTTCTATGACCACAATCCATTGAAGTTCAGTACCCATCCATATGGGTTTAATCAAGACGCCAACTCACTTGGCTCATGCGGTTTTGCCACCAGCGCTTATGATAGCATCACACAGCCCACAGTTCATAAATGGATAGAATGTGATGGCTGTGGGATCACACCTATTGTTGGCCCTCGCTACAAGTCCATTGT CAAAGACGACTATGATTTATGTATTAACTGCTTCTCTATCGCTGGCAATGAGGCTGAATACACCAGAATAGACAAGCCAATGCTAGTAAGCGAAAGATTGAGAGGCATTGATAAG ACCTTGAGGCTCCAACTTGACTGCTGCTTCATCAAGGATCTCACTGTACCTGATGGAACAGTAATGGCGCCATCAACTCCATTTCGTAAGATTTGGTGCATGCGTAACAGTGGATCTACTGCATGGCCTTCCGGGACCCAGCTTACCTGGATTGGCGGGGATCAGTTTGCTCGCCAGAGCTCAGTCAAATTAGGG ATTTCAGAGTTCGGGTTTCCCACGGGTGGAGAAATCGATGTTTGTGTGGATTTTGTTGCGCCTGCAAAACCTGGCAGGTACATATCGTACTGGAGATTGACATCGCCGGATCTACTGAAGTTTGGTCAGCAAGTttgggttcttattcag GTGGAAAAGCCTGTTCAAACCAGTGGTAAGAATGATAGTGCTGCAATAAACTTGAGCTTGGCTGCAGACGACAACTCTACAACATTGAAGCCTTTCATG GTGGAACAGCGTATACAGACTAGTGGCAGTAAGCAAACTCCAACCATAAACTTGAACTTGCCTGCAGAAGGCATCACCACAGTATGGACAGATTCTGCATCAGActctgacactgatgatgaagacaaaaccacttttggagatgtttatagtCTTAGATCTCACCAACACAAAGGATCCAAAGCTGTTGGAAGTGTTATGCCCTTTGCACCTGCAGCAGTTGAACCGGTTCAAGTGCCCATCACTGATCCTGACACTTCATCTACTGGAGCTGTAGTGACGCCTGCTGGTGTGCCTGCACCTGAGGCCGCAGCACTGCCAAATCCTATCAGTGTGCCCGCAGCACCTGAGGCCGCAGCACTGCCAAATCCTATCAGTGTGCCCGCACCTCTACCTGCTGCTACTCCTGTTAACTCAGGTGAAGTTCCTGTTAGCGTGCCTGCTGCACCTTCACCTGATGAaaccttcaacgacatggaggaaACGCTTTTGAGGGAGCTGGCAGAGATGGGCTTCAGGCAGGCTGATCTGAATAAGGAGGTACTTAGGCAGAATGAGTATGACCTTCAGAAGTCCGTCGATGATCTGTGCGGCTTCCACGAGTGGGATCCACTCCTTGCGGAGCTGAAGGAACTG ATGTGA
- the LOC124670301 gene encoding protein NBR1 homolog isoform X1 — MSRRNVTPSLRVFGMPVRDDARDLVIKVKYGGTLKRFNASVNGSHFDHDLAALRSKIANAFKFSPSDEFVLTYTDDDGDIVMLDDDDDLRDAAISQKLNPLRIDVQLNSSSAGAKQQALDSRSLMSAMVEQLAQVKSAIDEALKFVPEQVPAVLAKLSHDLRSKAASSGPPLAEFLDRIAELIAPRSSVQPTSGLTDSSPGSSSDHLPHVRQMLINSPLSQLASSDVQYAKALGLESVLAEEAKSQVGQASGYTSTENPSVLGISGGKLIFPRKKRTDAQSKGKSHAQVRGKSVVSSSVPPVPYMARGVPTLGSAAEYERNMYTKINDDLRKMDCPVPNVESNGKISGEHSVFPPPRGPVYNSVPTVESIGKVNSEHSLFPPRRGPVYNSVLTVESNGKVNAEHSVFPPPRGSVYIPITNPSFTTPGWNGKKNGSFEARFAHPLAYDRNSLKFYDHNPLKFSTHPYGFNQDANSLGSCGFATSAYDSITQPTVHKWIECDGCGITPIVGPRYKSIVKDDYDLCINCFSIAGNEAEYTRIDKPMLVSERLRGIDKTLRLQLDCCFIKDLTVPDGTVMAPSTPFRKIWCMRNSGSTAWPSGTQLTWIGGDQFARQSSVKLGISEFGFPTGGEIDVCVDFVAPAKPGRYISYWRLTSPDLLKFGQQVWVLIQVEKPVQTSGKNDSAAINLSLAADDNSTTLKPFMVEQRIQTSGSKQTPTINLNLPAEGITTVWTDSASDSDTDDEDKTTFGDVYSLRSHQHKGSKAVGSVMPFAPAAVEPVQVPITDPDTSSTGAVVTPAGVPAPEAAALPNPISVPAAPEAAALPNPISVPAPLPAATPVNSGEVPVSVPAAPSPDETFNDMEETLLRELAEMGFRQADLNKEVLRQNEYDLQKSVDDLCGFHEWDPLLAELKELGFNDDTDVREVLGKDDEGSIIKRVAMNLLSREKDQ, encoded by the exons ATGTCTCGACGGAACGTGACTCCGTCGCTGCGCGTGTTCGGGATGCCGGTCCGCGACGACGCCCGCGATCTCGTCATCAAG GTCAAGTATGGTGGCACTCTCAAGCGCTTCAACGCATCTGTGAATGGTTCACACTTCGATCATGATCTCGCCGCCCTTCGGTCCAAGATTGCAAATGCTTTTAAGTTCAGTCCCAGTGATGAATTTGTTCTCACATATACTGATGATGACGGGGATATCGTCATgctggatgatgatgatgacttacGTGATGCTGCTATTAGTCAGAAGCTGAACCCTCTTAGGATTGATGTTCAGTTGAACAGCAGCAGTGCAGGGGCCAAGCAGCAGGCCTTAGATTCCAGATCTCTGATGTCAGCTATGGTAGAGCAATTAGCTCAGGTGAAATCAGCTATTGATGAAGCGTTGAAATTTGTACCCGAGCAAGTTCCTGCTGTCCTTGCAAAACTATCCCATGATCTGCGTTCTAAAGCTGCATCATCGGGGCCACCATTGGCTGAGTTCCTGGATCGGATTGCTGAACTGATAGCACCCAGGAGCAGCGTGCAACCTACCAGTGGTCTTACGGACAGTTCACCTGGCTCCTcaagtgatcatctaccgcaTGTAAGGCAAATGCTAATTAATAGTCCTTTATCTCAACTTGCAAGCTCTGACGTGCAATACGCTAAAGCACTTGGTCTTGAGAGCGTGCTAGCTGAGGAAGCCAAATCTCAAGTTGGGCAGGCATCAGGATATACTTCAACTGAGAATCCATCTGTTTTAGGTATTTCTGGTGGAAAATTGATCTTTCCTCGCAAAAAAAGAACTGATGCCCAAAGTAAGGGTAAATCTCATGCCCAGGTTAGGGGTAAATCTGTTGTATCTTCTTCGGTGCCACCTGTTCCTTACATGGCTCGTGGTGTTCCTACACTAGGTTCTGCTGCTGAATATGAACGGAACATGTATACGAAGATCAATGATGATTTGCGTAAAATGGACTGTCCAGTTCCGAATGTTGAATCCAATGGAAAGATCAGTGGGGAGCATTCAGTATTCCCTCCGCCTAGAGGCCCCGTGTACAATTCAGTTCCAACTGTTGAATCTATTGGAAAGGTCAATTCGGAGCATTCATTATTCCCTCCACGTAGAGGCCCCGTGTACAATTCAGTTCTGACTGTTGAATCTAATGGAAAGGTCAATGCGGAGCATTCAGTATTCCCACCGCCTAGAGGCTCTGTGTACATTCCAATTACAAACCCATCATTTACAACTCCTGGATGGAATGGAAAGAAGAATGGTAGTTTTGAGGCAAGATTCGCTCATCCACTTGCCTATGACCGCAATTCATTGAAGTTCTATGACCACAATCCATTGAAGTTCAGTACCCATCCATATGGGTTTAATCAAGACGCCAACTCACTTGGCTCATGCGGTTTTGCCACCAGCGCTTATGATAGCATCACACAGCCCACAGTTCATAAATGGATAGAATGTGATGGCTGTGGGATCACACCTATTGTTGGCCCTCGCTACAAGTCCATTGT CAAAGACGACTATGATTTATGTATTAACTGCTTCTCTATCGCTGGCAATGAGGCTGAATACACCAGAATAGACAAGCCAATGCTAGTAAGCGAAAGATTGAGAGGCATTGATAAG ACCTTGAGGCTCCAACTTGACTGCTGCTTCATCAAGGATCTCACTGTACCTGATGGAACAGTAATGGCGCCATCAACTCCATTTCGTAAGATTTGGTGCATGCGTAACAGTGGATCTACTGCATGGCCTTCCGGGACCCAGCTTACCTGGATTGGCGGGGATCAGTTTGCTCGCCAGAGCTCAGTCAAATTAGGG ATTTCAGAGTTCGGGTTTCCCACGGGTGGAGAAATCGATGTTTGTGTGGATTTTGTTGCGCCTGCAAAACCTGGCAGGTACATATCGTACTGGAGATTGACATCGCCGGATCTACTGAAGTTTGGTCAGCAAGTttgggttcttattcag GTGGAAAAGCCTGTTCAAACCAGTGGTAAGAATGATAGTGCTGCAATAAACTTGAGCTTGGCTGCAGACGACAACTCTACAACATTGAAGCCTTTCATG GTGGAACAGCGTATACAGACTAGTGGCAGTAAGCAAACTCCAACCATAAACTTGAACTTGCCTGCAGAAGGCATCACCACAGTATGGACAGATTCTGCATCAGActctgacactgatgatgaagacaaaaccacttttggagatgtttatagtCTTAGATCTCACCAACACAAAGGATCCAAAGCTGTTGGAAGTGTTATGCCCTTTGCACCTGCAGCAGTTGAACCGGTTCAAGTGCCCATCACTGATCCTGACACTTCATCTACTGGAGCTGTAGTGACGCCTGCTGGTGTGCCTGCACCTGAGGCCGCAGCACTGCCAAATCCTATCAGTGTGCCCGCAGCACCTGAGGCCGCAGCACTGCCAAATCCTATCAGTGTGCCCGCACCTCTACCTGCTGCTACTCCTGTTAACTCAGGTGAAGTTCCTGTTAGCGTGCCTGCTGCACCTTCACCTGATGAaaccttcaacgacatggaggaaACGCTTTTGAGGGAGCTGGCAGAGATGGGCTTCAGGCAGGCTGATCTGAATAAGGAGGTACTTAGGCAGAATGAGTATGACCTTCAGAAGTCCGTCGATGATCTGTGCGGCTTCCACGAGTGGGATCCACTCCTTGCGGAGCTGAAGGAACTG ggttttaATGATGACACAGATGTGAGGGAGGTTCTCGGGAAGGACGACGAAGGAAGCATCATTAAGCGTGTGGCCATGAACCTTCTGTCCAGGGAGAAGGACCAGTGA